TTCATAACCTACTTGGCTTATTTCTGATAAACACCTTTAAGCATGTGAACACCATTCTTAACACTAACAGCATTGATGAATTAGGTTTATCCAGATGGTCCTTAGTGAAAGGTTTAAGCGTTTACCTGACACCCAGTTTAGCTTCCTCCATCATTTTCCTGAAGTCATCTTTGACCTGCatgattttattctttttctccttcctctcctcctcagCACGTGTCTTCACATACTGATCGAACACCTGCAGAGTGCACAGTGGCGTGAGACGAGTGGGCACATGTACACTATATTTGGAGACTGATttcaatctgtttttattttgtgaacatgGTAGAGGCAtgatacagtgtgtgtgtgtgtgtgtgtgtacctgttttCTCTCTTTGGGATTGAGCAGCAGATAACGTGGATCAAATACAATCTTATGAAGCTCCTTCTCCCAGGTAGAGAATGCAGAGAcctgttaaaaaaataagatatttagagATGGAGAAAAAGAGACATAGAGCCATTTCAACCCCCCTTCCTCTTAATTAGGGCCATTATAACTAGAAGAGAGTGTTTAGTAGGTGAGCCCCTCTGAGCGTGTCCCCCTCCTGTGGCGCTGGAGTCAGGGTGTGCGAGCCCACTGCTTTTCATCCTCCATCCCACCATCCCTAATGAATGACACACATCGACAGGTGGTCCTCAGCTTCTATCTCTCAGCCTCCAACCCTTACTTTTCCCACCATGCTAATTGGCGTGATGAGAGAGGTGTAATTAGATGGGGGTGAACGGGCAGCTCGTCTACTCGAGTGATGACTGTATATGCTGCTGTATGGCACCTCTCAGACACGTGGGGGTCCGAGGATGAGGAGAGGAGGAAGGGGTCTTGCCTTGATGATGAGACCCTTTGACTGCAAATGTGCCTTTCATCTTTGGCATTGGACGACGTGGCAAAGGGCAGATAGCTCTCTAGTACAGACTTGAAGGGATCTCCATCACATAAGCGACATATGCGTTTATCCATATTTCATAGTAGAAACATCAAATCTGTTGCCAAGAGGGGGAGATGCGAGACTCCACTGATCAGTGGTTCTTTGATCACCTGAAAATGTCAGGCGAGTATTTTAATGAGAACCGTAGCTTAAACAAATGATGGGTTTAACCTTTAAGaccagaaaataaatatataaactgcaCTGCAGGATCACGCCCAGCCAAATCGCTCTGCCATTTTGTTATGaaataagcagttttattttgtgttgactTTTTAATTACATAAGTACATTACATAAGTACATTAGTATACACTGGATTTAAAACTAGGCCCAACTAACTAGCATACCTGAGGAATAAATATAGCGCTGCCTTGTCATCATCATTCAGACCAGATTACTTAATCTCTCATAGGATTCACAGAGTACTAATGAAATCCACAAAAAATAGACATGCATTCTctctcaaaagtttggggtcagtaagatctttttttGACTTTGAAcaaagtctcttaagctcaccaaaacAGCaattattggatcaaaaatacagacaaaaacagtTAGGAAATTACCAATTAggaaaactgttttctgtttgaatttttttttatatatatatatattttattcttgtgatggcaaatctgaaatttcagcagccattactccagtttttagtgtcacatcaCTCTTCAGAAACCCTTCATCTGATATGgaactgaattattatttaaggattatttattattaaaggagTCATgacatgaactgagaaatctaaattcccttgatcttttgacataaatgaggtcattgtactataaaaacatcctgtaagtttaagaactcaaaactttctcattattCTAAAAATAGCTTACATTGAAGCtagtctgccaaaacgacagcttgtggaatgtactactctatgatgtaatagcgTGGCTAAACAACGCAGATCTAAACAGAATAAAGATGCTCcaaagacaacaagatgctgtgcagtgcTAAGCTGTGGGAAAAcgcagtctttgcattgccttccttctgatcccaataTAAGGTAAGAGTagatgaaatttatttttaaataagtaccAGACCAgatcagtaagaacttggtcctttgttcacttcattttaccgcagatttgtttacaaacaaaacacaattcaaagcaagattttaaaaagaacagcatttatttaaaatagaaatattctgtaacattataaatgtctttactgtcacttttcatcaatttaatgcatccttgctgaataggtgctcatttaaaaaaaatatatatatcttacagaCTACAGACTTTTGCAAGGTAGTTTGTGCGCGTATGCATCTatttacttataaaataaaatgtatgtgtcTTACCCCTCGCTCAAGCAGCATGTCTTTAAACTGATTCATCCGAGCTTCCTGAGGAACCACGGCTCTCTCACGTGCTGCCTTCAGCTCTGCCTCCATAGCTGCCTCTTTCTCTGTGTCAGCCTCCTTCTCCTCTATCCTAATGCACAAAACAACAAATCAGTCAAAAGATATGCGACTAAGCCTAAACCAGCTTATTCACATCAAGTCTGAACTTTTGGCATGAACTCGCACAagataacaaaacaaatgttttagacTTATTTCACAGCCCATAATATaatagggttaggagtcaaactctttatcCATTAGGCGACGCCTTCCCCACAAGACTGTGgggaataaatattatttagaccagacacatttttaattgttcagatgctgtttactttattttaatatccaaACAATTAATTCTGGCAGTCAACTTTTTTTTAGAGAATGAAGAAATTCTGGCATCTGACTAAGCatgaacagttaaaaaaattctcattttatactttcatttcatttgcatttgacTTTGCGTGAACTGCCTTTAAGTGCTAGGAGACATGAAGAATTTTATGCAACTTCCTCTGAAAAGTCAAAACTGACTTTTTACACGGTTTTGTAAAAATTCTCACTTTCGTCTCTTGGCCTTGCTGGGTTCATCTTCAGGTGTGTCTTCTGCTACAGCAAACTCCTGCTCCTCTTTTGCTAGCACTGTGTCCCAGGAAACACAAACATGCAACAGAAGGTTTGGACAGTTATTAACAAGCTGTTGAAGGTCTGACATGGATAGAAAACACTTCATGCTCACAGCTGACATGCAGACAGGAGTTTTGCCCACTTTTGTTTTCGGAGGTGTAGCATAGAcacaaatttagaaaaatatatgcAGAACAACTATGAAAGGCATGAAAATGGATGTGCTATAAAAGGTGGGCAGActtacaatatacagtacacatgGCAGGATGACAaagtacactaccagtcaaaagtttttgaacagtaagatttgtaagaaaatgttttttgaagaagtctcttctgctcaccaagacatCTTGAGGCAATCTGATCCAAAgtacagaaaaaacagtacatttttaaaataaaaatcattttcattaaaataacttttttatttgaatatattttaaaatgtaatttattcctgtgattcaaagctttttagcatcattactctagtcacatgatccttcagaaatcattttaatattctgatttactgctcaaaaacatttttattgtgttgaaaacagctgagtagaatttttcaggtttctttgatgaatagaaagttcagaagaacagcatttgtctgaaaaagaaatcttttgtaacattctaaatgtctttttcctcacttttgatcaatttaaagcatccatgctaaattaaagtattaattttttataatttctttcccccccaaaaaatggtatagtgtataatgttacaaatgcttttcatttcagataaatgctgatctttggatctttctattcatcaaagaatcatgaaaaaaaaagtacttttaaatattgagaataataataaaaaatgttttagcaaatcagcatattacaatgacttctgaagaatcatgtgacaatgaagactggagcaatcatgatgaaaatttagctttgattacaggaaaaaattacattttaaaatatattcaaatagaaagcagttatttttaatagtgaaaatatttcacaatattactgcttttgctgtattttggatcaaataaaaatcttactgttcaaaaatttggacTGGAAGTGTAAGTGCTTAAAATTCAAGTGCAAGTTAATTTCTATGCtggcacttaaaaaaatatttgacgcttctttatttctttatttttgtttggagcTCTACTTACTGGCTGTTTCATCAATTACTTGATTATGGAAAATTAGTACATTGCACATGGTTTGGATACagcattattttgatattttgtaaatatgtgttGAAGAACGCATAAATAATCTGTAATTTCTACGAAAAAGTGAAAATACTTCATACAAgagatatttaacattaaatgcaGCAGATGCATTTTTATGGAGATGACCTTTACCCAGTTTGTTGCCGTTGTCCAGGCCTCTTTTGTGGGGAGGTTCCTGGAGCGCTTTATCAACATCAACCCGTCCCACCAGCTCCTCCGGCCGCTCCCACATGGACAGACGCGTGGTTGGGTTGTAAAAGAACACTCGCTCGTCACCCGTCCACACCACACACCTGAAACACATATGCGTAAGCATTGGGCACAGGTAAATCCAATACACAGAGCCAACATCCAAAAGctctaaataattttttcacttaatttataAATCAAAGCTTGTCTATAAATGTAGTTGATCTGATTTGTGCAAATCAAATAAACCTGTGTAAACAGCAGCTGCCTACCATGGTGTGCCAGGAATAGGTGTGGTTGCAACAGGCTTTGCCTTTTTCGCTGCCTTCTGTTCCTCTGTCATCTCCTCCTCTTTCAGCTCCTAGGAATAACACAGATGATGTCAGAAACGGTTGTTTACGCACAACAATTTAGAAAACTAGATACACCACCAacctctttcttctcttttggTGGATCGATTTTTGGGCTTCCATCTTCCATTTCCATGATTTCAGCATCAATCATGTCAAGAGCTGCATCCTTGATCTTCTCATTCTCTTTTTCTGTTATAGAGACATGGAGAAGATCAACTGTCAAATCAGGAAATACTGAAGacagttgaaaaaataaatatataatactgaCTGGAAATTATGTGTTATAAGCATCTTTGCACATTTCAGCACTCATCTTAAAGCgtcacattaaaaaacaatttaacagaATTAGCACAACACcagtatttaaaaagaaaatgtcattggtaattaatatttaacttattttattttttttacaagtcaTGCCATGGGTAATTGCCCTAGTGGACGTCTTTGTCCCAGTTTCTAACCTGTCTCTTTGAGTTCTTCTGGTTTGTCCCAGGTGGTctcctgtgtgtgtttattgtagtAGTAGGACTTTCCCTCTGGGGTTTTAAACTCAGTCCAGTCAGATGTACTCAGAGCACCGGGCAGTCCTGAGGGCCCAGCCATTGCCATCTGATGAGGCATCATGGGTACTAAAGGTGGGGCCATGCCAGGGAGCATACCGATACAACATACACAAAATCAGAATCGGTTCAAGACAGGTAGCTCTTCTCTTCCATAATAATACAATGATTTTGCATAGTTATATTAGTTACACATAGTTATACAAcataatatgacaaaaaaataaataaatagaatttctactagtaaaaaaaaaaaaaaacttcaattaaACATGGGGCTAATGCATGCAAAGACAATACCACCAcaatatcacattaaaaacattaaagaaaaaaggGACACAAGGTAGGAACACAGTTACGCCACTCACAACACTGTGCTATTTGAATTTCTATTGCAGTTTATCATCTACTGCCTACAACTCAACTGTAAGttttcagaggggaaaaaaaaaaacatctaaatgtcaaaaacaataaaaaaaaaaagcgaagtGAGTCAGCCTATGTCTCATTTGTAAGAAACAGAGGGGCCTCTAATTGGAAAtgattacattgaaaaaaaagcataaagatGCACAACAGTTACTAACATGCCATAAGGGGGAAGGGAATTACCGTTTTTGGGAGGAGAGATAGTCTTTACATAGGGACAGCTGACTATCTGCATCATTGCTACACCTGAAAGAGCGTATACGCAAGCAAAGAGTGTTGGAAAAGACACAAACATATGTCAACTACTGCTTCCAGGTGTAAGGAGAGCAAATACTAGATAATTTATGATGAAAACACTACAATATCTCCTACAGTGCTAGCTGATCTATATTCAACTGAAATTAGGCGATAATATCAGCCTATGTTGCTTGACAACAAGTACACATGAAAATGGCGGATTACTGCCATCTATAGAAGACTGAATGTCACTTCTGCAACACCACGACATTAATGCAGTAGTTAAGACTGCATTTATCatctaaaggggtcatatgatgttgctaaaaagaacattattttgtgtatttggtgtaatgcaatgggtttatgtggtttaaggttcaaaaaacacattattttgcacatactgtacattattgttgctcctctatgccccgcctttctgaaacgcatcgatttctACAAAGcacattgttctgaaaagcgaggtgtgctctgattggccagctatccagtgtgttgcgatttgccgaatacctcaagcgtgtgacagaaatgttacaccccttaacatactgtgatgccgtgtcccagcacgacaagacaaaaacaataaaacccattataaacgaggcatttattgcatccagtggggacataattactgattataatgatttatactgtgtttttacgcgttgcgttgtgtatcgcgctgcataaacataaaaccatgtctgcatttgtgattggagaaacgacaaacaacaagcgctactctacactgctcaaaatcaagaaatataataataattcgcAAACACCATAAACAACTTGCGCGAATAAATCGCGCTAtttgcgttcacaccagacgcgacttgCGCGAATAAATCGCGCTATTCACGCGGTagttggacgcttgaacattttttgagttcattcgcttcattcgcgcgtgaaattcgcttcattcgcgcgtgaaattaaCTTAACAACAggcttctgccagttgagttcacgcagcattgtgatttcaaccaccatttttattcggatagttttcaaaatattattgttatcgtgtcatgaaagttagttttaaaaagtatttcaggcgagaatgtagttgttttaaactcaaatatgcggttgttatttataaaaacagcgtccatttaaaaaatgtgtttcgccgatttcggagacgagctccatgcgatcagcgggagctcagtgatcatgtatccgcctagagcagtctcaactcggctagtccttctgacatttgccgctggctctgatgtctctttactggttcaagataaaatataaattcactttcttccaagcaagatcctttttattcctgtttctgtAGAAGTATGATGAAGTATCATATAGCTCCGGGTATCCACATACAGCGATGATGactttgtcctccattgttgtttcggaTTTTCCCTCTGCTCGCTACATCGTAATCATgtcactactagagcaagctcctgattggttaacgcagCGCGAAATTTCACATGCGTTCCGCACGCCAAAACAGCGCGTTTCGCGCGAATCGCGAGTTTCGCGCGTTTCAAAACGCCCCGAAACGCTCAATTCGCGCCGCGTCATTCGCGCCGCCTCATTCGCGCGAAACGCGCCACAGGTTGTctattcgcgtctttgcattgacttaacattgaaatcactcgtgtaggctactggttcaggaaacagtccaaATCCTCCATCAGACACAGAagagccagactgtccttgcaaatttgggattgccccactttatagaaacagacaccggcattgtaggctactggttcaggaaacagtcctcatcctccataaaattcgctgcacacatctgaatatttggtttgaacttttccggaacagtgttgtaaatacaacttaaccactgatttctaatcatgtcctcttttggaaggccaaacaaagtagtttcactcacgaaacacacagtgtctccacaacatggcagcagcgcatcagagagaataaaagttacaccttctttctttgcttgaacatttgggtggcgttatgcaaatcttcccacataatgACGTAAACGTGGGGGTGTGtaagaatgagctgttttagtgGGTTGTggttgagtcttaacttttattaagaatatctctttgggtttgagactctttagtctttgcaaatttacagatcttctttatgcaccaagagcctgtaacactccaaagagaaaggaaaatttgaaatcgcatcatatgacccctttaatatattacaatagagcTTGCTTTGCtttctaaaatcatttttgtcatACAATTTCATTAAAGATGTTCGGCAACTTATGAGCCTACAGGTTCCAGTAAAAACTACAGACATGCACTGGATAGtgtgaaaaagacagaaagacaagGAACAGAGGAGAGAAAGGCAGTCGCATACTAGAACAAAAGAATTCTTGACAGGGTAGAGATGATTCAACAAGTTCAAAGGTCAAACCTACCGGGCAGCGGAATGGGCATGCCAGGCAGGGGCACTCTGAAGGGTGGCACCATGACAGAAGGGAATCCTGGCATTGGAGCAGCGGGCTGTGGCATAGTATGGCTAACAACCAGAAGAGGTGGTCCTCCAGTAATCACCACCACAACAACCGTAGGATTATACACATCCTACTAGGGTTGCTCATTTTGCACATTGCACTTGGGGCCGTGGTTACAACTGACGGCATCTCCCTGACATCATGGGCTACAGGTCAAACAATTGGGTACAgaatttttgaacaaaaacaacttacaacaacaaaaaaaaaaaaaaaagggaacaaatCTTTCTCCACAACCCTAAACAAATTCTGACACCCagacaaagcaaacaaacaaatgggTAACAAAAATTAAGCCCAAATCCTGATTCAAAACAATTTCTGACacccagaaaaaaacaaacaaacaaataaacagggAACAAAACAAACTTCTGTAGAATGTTTCTCCAATATATAACAACTTTTGACAACCAgacaaagtaaataaaatatggggcacaaaacattttttcccccgAGTGAGTTTCTGACCCAAAACAACCTCTGGCACCCAGACAAAATAAACGAACAAACAAATGGGTAACAAAAATTAATCCCAAATCCTGATCCAAAACTATTTCTGGCACttagaaaaatgaaacaaaataaataaataaataaataaataaatggggaaCAAAAACTTCTCCAGAACGTGTTTCTAATTCTGAcacccagaaaaaaaataataaagcaaatatggggaacaatttttttttttctcaaatgagtTTCTGACCCTAAACAACTTCTGAAACCAAGACAAAATgaacaaactaacaaacatatGGGGAATGAAACAAGCTTCTCCAGAATGCTGTTTGTGACCCAAAAAGCTTATAAATTATTGGTTAACAAATGAAATCTCAAAAAAGCTGTTGCTTAGAGGTCTCACTGGAATGACATTTACCTGACACAGGTGTTGGGAGGAGAGGTGAGGCTGCTGTGATGCTGGGAGAGGAGGTGGAGCTCATGACCGTGGAGGGGCTCTGGGAGGTGTGTGTGGTTGTAGTGCTGTTGGCTGCAGCTGGGATGCTGACAGATGGACCAGGCCCGCTGGAACCTCCACTGGCTGCTGCCGCCGCCACCTGGTTCAGCATCATCGGACCCAGCTCAGCCTGCTGGATCACCTTCACTCCTTCAGGCTTCGTCCAGGATGACTCCCTTGTACGTGCATTGTAATAATACACTAAtgataaagaaaagcaaaaagaTGAGGAAAGGAGATCAAGCtgtttgcactgtaaaaaaaagcaaatatttatttatgttatcatCTAATTGTATCAAGCAAGAAGTGTAACAATGCAACAGCACACTGTGTGCAATACATAGTGAACTTCAAAAATACACATTACGCAAAATCCAAAGGATTACGCTTTTATTTCTTATGCAAAATAGAATTTGTAATATCTTATCAATTGACCGTTCGCAAAGACCCACcgtccttagttactgttgctatccCTGACAAGCAATGCCTCTCTCACACTACACAtgatgttctcacgcagtgaaaaatactacgcagagcaaagaggaaactgacaacatgcAGACAGACAATACaaagcaggttacttctggtaaGAAACAAGGTCTCAGGACTCTGAGCTTTcgaattgtcatttttaaagaaattcaaacaataaagaCCGTTTTGTGGTTCTTTAATACTActgtgttgtgacagatcactgtGTTGCCTCAGTTCAAATTCGTGAATCGATCttcttttcatatttatgtaaagcatgaaattaacataaataaacatcagaaaatattttatttcaaccacagaacacaccatttttcaagtttaagtccaccgaGGTTAATCCACTCTCTTGTCTGATTTGTGGTtaaagctagaagggatacagctgcGGCTACTGGACAtgctcatttacatattttccttttttttttttttttaaaagcacatggcgccaaaaaaaaaaaaaaagcacatggcGCCATAGTTTCATCACTTTAGAGTATTGCAATAACCGGTCTTTTTGCAGTAAAGGAACTGCCATAGTTTACTGAGTGGGAATATGACATGAAGCGACCCGAGGTTAGCTGCACTGAAAACAGATGAGCGCACATAAACAGCATTTACAGCTCCTGATCGGGCGAAGTTCATGGGATTTTGTCCACAGAATGATAAGAGCACACATTTTaacatatcattttatatttaacactCAGTATTTTAACTTAAGCGCTGCAAGCCATGCATACAATGCCTGACATGACAGGTTTTCTggtacttaaatttttttttttaaaggaattccTTAGCTTATTGACATTACTGTGGCAGCCAACAACAGCACAGCTTAACCCTCggcacatatttatttttagttatactGAAAAAGTTTCAATTCAATTGATCTTTTTTACCCCGTTTTAACATGGATTTCTATG
The Cyprinus carpio isolate SPL01 chromosome B14, ASM1834038v1, whole genome shotgun sequence DNA segment above includes these coding regions:
- the tcerg1a gene encoding LOW QUALITY PROTEIN: transcription elongation regulator 1a (The sequence of the model RefSeq protein was modified relative to this genomic sequence to represent the inferred CDS: deleted 2 bases in 1 codon; substituted 2 bases at 2 genomic stop codons), which gives rise to MAEHAEAEGIGLAANSMAQQPALRFPAAAPPPANPSTRRQPLLSTPVPPFPMMRGPPPPARPPFGRIPFDPSVPPPMGAPPLQRPPFMPPPGGSMQPPPGMIFPPGIPPTASPAPPSLTSTEEIWVENKSPEGKVYYYNARTRESSWTKPEGVKVIQQAELGPMMLNQVAAAAASGGSSGPGPSVSIPAAANSTTTTHTSQSPSTVMSSTSSPSITAASPLLPTPVSAHDVREMPSVVTTAPSAMCKEQPXXDVYNPTVVVVVITGGPPLLVVSHTMPQPAAPMPGFPSVMVPPFRVPLPGMPIPLPGMLPGMAPPLVPMMPHQMAMAGPSGLPGALSTSDWTEFKTPEGKSYYYNKHTQETTWDKPEELKETEKENEKIKDAALDMIDAEIMEMEDGSPKIDPPKEKKEELKEEEMTEEQKAAKKAKPVATTPIPGTPWCVVWTGDERVFFYNPTTRLSMWERPEELVGRVDVDKALQEPPHKRGLDNGNKLVLAKEEQEFAVAEDTPEDEPSKAKRRKIEEKEADTEKEAAMEAELKAARERAVVPQEARMNQFKDMLLERGVSAFSTWEKELHKIVFDPRYLLLNPKERKQVFDQYVKTRAEEERKEKKNKIMQVKDDFRKMMEEAKLGVRTTFSEFAAKHAKDSRFKAVEKMKDREAIFNEYMTAFKKKEKENSKNRGEKVKQDFFELLSDYHVDGQQRWSKVKEKMETDPRYKAVETSAAREELFKNYVERLAKNSNSEKEKELEKQARIEASLRERERMVQRFRSEQSKEIDREREQHKREEAVQNFKALMSDMVKSSDANWSETRRTLRKDHRWESSSLLERDEKERLFNEHIEALAKKKKEQFRQLLDETTSINLMTSWKEVKKLIKEDPRCIKFSSSDRKRQREFGDYIKDKYILAKADFRTLLKETKFITYKSRKLMQESEQHLSDIETILQKDKRYLVLDCVSEERHKLLMAYVEELDRRGPPPPPTAFEPARRSTK